In Meleagris gallopavo isolate NT-WF06-2002-E0010 breed Aviagen turkey brand Nicholas breeding stock chromosome 5, Turkey_5.1, whole genome shotgun sequence, a single window of DNA contains:
- the PTH gene encoding LOW QUALITY PROTEIN: parathyroid hormone (The sequence of the model RefSeq protein was modified relative to this genomic sequence to represent the inferred CDS: inserted 1 base in 1 codon) has protein sequence MSSTKNLAKTVMILYAICXFTNSDGRPMMKRSVSEMQLMHNLGEHRHTVERQDWLQMKLKDVHSALEDARTQRPRNKEDIGLGEIRNRRLLPEHLQAALQKKSIDLDKAYMDVLFKTKP, from the exons ATGAGTTCTACAAAAAATCTGGCCAAGACTGTAATGATTTTATATGCCATAT TTTTTACAAACTCTGATGGAAGACCAATGAT GAAGAGATCGGTGAGTGAGATGCAATTAATGCATAATCTTGGAGAGCATCGACACACTGTGGAGAGACAGGATTGGCTTCAGATGAAACTGAAGGATGTGCACAGTGCCCTTGAGGATGCCAGGACCCAGAGGCCTCGAAACAAGGAGGATATTGGCCTGGGGGAGATAAGAAACCGGAGGCTGCTCCCTGAGCAtttgcaggcagcactgcagaagaaatCCATCGACCTGGACAAAGCTTACATGGATGTACTCTTTAAAACTAAGCCATAA